In Janthinobacterium rivuli, a single genomic region encodes these proteins:
- a CDS encoding YceI family protein translates to MFRLHLRTVFLLACAMLAACTPLPPAPAPASTPAPPAAMPAPAWQRQGVQLLHIAPEESLLTITVRRGGALARLGHDHVVASRSLQGVVAPALGRAQFRFRLDAMSVDEASLRQAAGLTTAPSADAIAGTRHNMLVRVLEAERYPWVSIDARRTGDKEVFEADITLHGVTRTLRLPVRIEQTVDGRRLQASGSLLLKQSDFGIVPFAVLGGAMAVQDQMELAFRITARQEVSAPGSGASPGR, encoded by the coding sequence ATGTTCAGACTGCACCTTCGCACCGTTTTTCTGCTTGCCTGCGCCATGCTGGCCGCTTGCACGCCCTTGCCGCCCGCCCCTGCCCCGGCTTCCACTCCTGCCCCCCCTGCCGCCATGCCCGCGCCAGCGTGGCAGCGACAAGGCGTGCAGCTGCTGCACATCGCGCCCGAAGAATCGCTGCTGACCATCACCGTGCGCCGTGGCGGCGCGCTGGCGCGGCTCGGGCATGACCACGTGGTGGCCAGCCGCAGCCTGCAAGGCGTGGTGGCGCCCGCGCTGGGACGCGCGCAGTTCCGCTTCCGGCTCGACGCAATGAGCGTGGATGAAGCAAGCCTGCGCCAGGCCGCCGGCCTGACGACGGCGCCGTCGGCCGACGCCATCGCCGGCACGCGCCACAACATGCTGGTGCGCGTGCTCGAGGCGGAACGCTATCCGTGGGTGAGCATCGACGCCCGGCGCACGGGCGACAAGGAGGTGTTCGAGGCCGACATCACCCTGCATGGCGTGACACGCACGCTGCGGCTGCCGGTGCGCATCGAGCAAACGGTCGATGGCCGCCGCCTGCAGGCCAGCGGCAGCCTGCTATTAAAACAGAGCGACTTCGGCATCGTGCCCTTCGCCGTCCTGGGCGGCGCCATGGCCGTGCAGGATCAGATGGAGCTGGCTTTTCGCATTACCGCCCGGCAAGAGGTCAGCGCGCCAGGATCAGGCGCAAGCCCAGGCCGATGA
- a CDS encoding LysE family translocator, producing the protein MLSPDQFLAFLAAAVLITASPGPDNLMVLGVGMSRGRRQGMAFGLGCALGCLTHTVLATIGVSALLAASPTAFTALKVAGGLYLVWLGIGALRSRGGARVDGAAALPDESLLRLFGKGLFANSINPKVVLFFLSFLPQFIVAGQGNASWQTAQLGLVFTAQACVLFGLLGYFSGAVGLWLNRRPRAGLWLDRVAGTIFIGLGLRLILAR; encoded by the coding sequence ATGCTCAGTCCCGACCAGTTCCTGGCCTTCCTGGCCGCCGCCGTTTTGATCACCGCCAGTCCCGGTCCCGACAACCTGATGGTGCTGGGCGTGGGCATGTCGCGCGGGCGTCGCCAGGGCATGGCGTTCGGCCTGGGCTGCGCCCTTGGCTGCCTCACGCACACGGTGCTGGCGACCATCGGCGTGTCGGCCCTGCTGGCCGCCTCGCCCACGGCATTTACGGCGCTGAAAGTGGCCGGCGGGCTATATCTGGTGTGGCTGGGCATCGGCGCCTTGCGTAGCCGCGGCGGCGCCAGAGTCGATGGCGCGGCGGCCTTGCCCGACGAATCCTTGCTGCGCCTGTTCGGCAAGGGATTGTTTGCCAACAGTATCAATCCGAAAGTCGTGCTGTTTTTCCTGTCGTTCCTGCCGCAGTTTATCGTCGCGGGCCAGGGCAATGCCAGCTGGCAGACGGCGCAGCTGGGCCTGGTCTTCACGGCGCAGGCTTGCGTGCTGTTCGGCCTGCTCGGCTACTTTTCCGGCGCCGTCGGCCTGTGGCTCAACCGCCGCCCGCGCGCCGGCCTGTGGCTCGACCGGGTGGCCGGCACGATTTTCATCGGCCTGGGCTTGCGCCTGATCCTGGCGCGCTGA